The following are encoded in a window of Fusarium verticillioides 7600 chromosome 6, whole genome shotgun sequence genomic DNA:
- a CDS encoding alcohol dehydrogenase gives MAPVSPRLKILSVGGNPVSAFLSWRLQATNACDVTLVWKSGYEHVAQYGISFKSPIFGNERFKPRHVVRNPEDAASARDGPFDYVVLCVKALPDVYDLASVIDSVVTPQHTCIIVNTTHTLGVEAALEERFPTNVVLSLVSGAELTQLGQSEFEHKGPADIWIGPANNPNNIPQTIQEDMAQALAMTLSSGQVECKVSPNIRQQQYERVIGPIAFHPISVIFETPNHASLLEKVGVRDMVSDVIDELLRLADANGCKFDPDFKQKTIDEMSKASGESIMWQDYVARRPMEVETYLGSPVKLARDSNISLPRIETLYSILHNLNLVNRSRPKPGDPNANIIPPASPSAAPVPRMPSQNSHRPMMNGMPNGNGMPPRQPRPRNSSNFSQGGMRRGPPPMNGGPPNGYGRPPPMNGPGSRQPSRRGSLEETNLEEFSHLVLYDDIPEGSEPSVNGDPADINLRERELALRQREMAIREQEMRMRRGPPPGPPGGPGPRRGPHPMRNSKQVFDEDDDDDDDYFDPTANPGPPLIDPDNFDMMSVTSRKNRKAPGPSPGQFRRNPDDMPPPTRGGRFRPNFGRNRSSQVGHSSMTSENILEDPLMSCSSDRYGSVDRGAMNAGSRANSLTASRLDEMQHGPGPGGPPGMNGAYPRRASQSPGNPYTPSMRGGSRRGSPPGGYGPGPGMNGRPSPPDGVRQPVPRHPPGHGNSVAPQQVEQHIGVSALHQTKPRNVRSLTGSASASAGSGEFDSEQSANSSQGSLPPRPPIGVR, from the exons ATGGCGCCTGTATCGCCCCGGCTCAAGATTCTATCAG TGGGAGGCAATCCCGTCTCGGCGTTCCTATCATGGAGGCTCCAGGCCACCAACGCGTGTGATGTGACGCTCGTTTGGAAGTCTGGTTACGAGCATGTGGCACAATACGGTATCTCGTTCAA ATCCCCAATATTTGGCAATGAGAGATTCAAGCCTCGACATG TTGTTCGAAATCCCGAGGATGCCGCGAGCGCTCGAGACGGCCCATTCGATTATGTCGTACTCTGCGTCAAGGCGTTACCTGATGTCTACGATCTTGCCTCAGTCATTGATTCGGTCGTCACCCCCCAGCATAcatgcatcatcgtcaacacaACACATACTCTCGGAGTCGAAGCTGCTTTGGAGGAGCGATTTCCTACCAATGTCGTCCTATCACTTGTTTCAGGCGCTGAGCTCACACAACTCGGCCAGAGTGAATTTGAACATAAAGGGCCAGCAGACATCTGGATTGGTCCTGCTAACAACCCGAACAATATCCCACAAACCATCCAGGAGGACATGGCACAGGCCTTAGCAATGACACTTAGTTCTGGCCAAGTGGAATGCAAAGTCTCGCCAAATATCCGCCAACAGCAATACGAGAGAGTGATAGG TCCTATTGCGTTCCATCCGATTAGCGTTATCTTCGAAACTCCCAACCATGCCTCGCTCTTGGAAAAGGTTGGCGTTAGGGACATGGTATCGGATGTCATTGACGAGCTGCTTCGTCTAGCTGATGCTAATGGATGCAAATTTGATCCCGATTTCAAGCAGAAGACGATTGATGAAATGTCCAAAGCTTCCGGAGAGAGCATAATGTGGCAGGATTACGTTGCTCGAAGACCTATGGAGGTTGAGACGTACCTAGGATCGCCCGTCAAGCTGGCTAGAGACTCGAATATTTCCCTTCCTCGTATCGAGACACTTTACTCGATTCTTCATAACCTTAACCTGGTCAACCGCAGCAGACCCAAACCTGGCGATCCGAATGCGAATATCATACCACCCGCCTCCCCCTCCGCGGCACCTGTGCCTCGAATGCCTTCACAAAACAGCCATCGACCCATGATGAACGGTATGCCCAACGGAAATGGTATGCCTCCTCGCCAGCCCAGGCCTCGGAACTCTTCCAACTTCAGCCAAGGCGGTATGCGCCGTGGGCCGCCCCCGATGAATGGTGGACCACCCAATGGTTATGGTCGACCTCCTCCAATGAACGGTCCTGGATCTCGTCAGCCTTCAAGGCGAGGCTCATTAGAGGAGACTAACCTGGAAGAATTCTCTCATCTCGTTCTTTATGACGATATCCCCGAAGGTTCCGAGCCATCCGTCAATGGTGACCCAGCAGACATTAATCTCAGAGAACGAGAGTTGGCCTTGCGGCAGCGTGAAATGGCAATTCGTGAGCAAGAAATGCGAATGCGCCGTGGACCGCCACCTGGCCCTCCTGGAGGCCCTGGCCCTCGTCGTGGCCCTCATCCTATGCGCAACAGCAAGCAGGTGTttgacgaagacgatgatgacgatgacgattaCTTTGACCCTACTGCCAACCCTGGCCCTCCGCTGATCGATCCAGACAACTTCGATATGATGAGCGTTACCTCGAGAAAGAATCGAAAGGCTCCAGGACCAAGCCCTGGGCAGTTTCGCCGTAATCCCGATGACATGCCGCCTCCTACACGAGGCGGTCGATTCAGGCCCAACTTCGGCCGCAAccgatcttctcaagttggTCACAGCTCCATGACTTCTGAAAACATCCTGGAAGACCCCCTCATGAGCTGTTCCTCGGATCGTTATGGATCCGTTGACCGTGGAGCGATGAACGCAGGCTCTCGAGCAAACTCACTAACAGCGTCAAGGCTTGACGAGATGCAGCACGGCCCAGGTCCCGGTGGACCTCCCGGGATGAATGGTGCTTATCCCCGGCGCGCCAGTCAGTCTCCCGGGAATCCTTATACTCCATCCATGCGAGGCGGTAGCCGACGGGGATCGCCTCCCGGTGGTTACGGTCCTGGCCCGGGCATGAACGGCCGACCATCACCGCCGGATGGTGTTCGCCAACCTGTCCCTCGTCACCCACCTGGTCATGGTAACTCAGTAGCACCACAGCAAGTTGAACAACATATTGGGGTGAGCGCCCTCCACCAAACTAAGCCTAGGAATGTTCGCAGTCTGACGGGTAGTGCGAGCGCCAGCGCGGGCAGTGGTGAATTTGATTCCGAACAGTCTGCAAACAGCAGTCAAGGCAGCTTGCCTCCACGGCCGCCAATCGGTGTGCGTTAG
- a CDS encoding alcohol dehydrogenase: MANSELMSVCSVGGNPVSAFLSWRLQATNACDVTLVWKSGYEHVAQYGISFKSPIFGNERFKPRHVVRNPEDAASARDGPFDYVVLCVKALPDVYDLASVIDSVVTPQHTCIIVNTTHTLGVEAALEERFPTNVVLSLVSGAELTQLGQSEFEHKGPADIWIGPANNPNNIPQTIQEDMAQALAMTLSSGQVECKVSPNIRQQQYERVIGPIAFHPISVIFETPNHASLLEKVGVRDMVSDVIDELLRLADANGCKFDPDFKQKTIDEMSKASGESIMWQDYVARRPMEVETYLGSPVKLARDSNISLPRIETLYSILHNLNLVNRSRPKPGDPNANIIPPASPSAAPVPRMPSQNSHRPMMNGMPNGNGMPPRQPRPRNSSNFSQGGMRRGPPPMNGGPPNGYGRPPPMNGPGSRQPSRRGSLEETNLEEFSHLVLYDDIPEGSEPSVNGDPADINLRERELALRQREMAIREQEMRMRRGPPPGPPGGPGPRRGPHPMRNSKQVFDEDDDDDDDYFDPTANPGPPLIDPDNFDMMSVTSRKNRKAPGPSPGQFRRNPDDMPPPTRGGRFRPNFGRNRSSQVGHSSMTSENILEDPLMSCSSDRYGSVDRGAMNAGSRANSLTASRLDEMQHGPGPGGPPGMNGAYPRRASQSPGNPYTPSMRGGSRRGSPPGGYGPGPGMNGRPSPPDGVRQPVPRHPPGHGNSVAPQQVEQHIGVSALHQTKPRNVRSLTGSASASAGSGEFDSEQSANSSQGSLPPRPPIGVR, from the exons atggccaacagtGAGCTAATGTCAGTCTGTTCAGTGGGAGGCAATCCCGTCTCGGCGTTCCTATCATGGAGGCTCCAGGCCACCAACGCGTGTGATGTGACGCTCGTTTGGAAGTCTGGTTACGAGCATGTGGCACAATACGGTATCTCGTTCAA ATCCCCAATATTTGGCAATGAGAGATTCAAGCCTCGACATG TTGTTCGAAATCCCGAGGATGCCGCGAGCGCTCGAGACGGCCCATTCGATTATGTCGTACTCTGCGTCAAGGCGTTACCTGATGTCTACGATCTTGCCTCAGTCATTGATTCGGTCGTCACCCCCCAGCATAcatgcatcatcgtcaacacaACACATACTCTCGGAGTCGAAGCTGCTTTGGAGGAGCGATTTCCTACCAATGTCGTCCTATCACTTGTTTCAGGCGCTGAGCTCACACAACTCGGCCAGAGTGAATTTGAACATAAAGGGCCAGCAGACATCTGGATTGGTCCTGCTAACAACCCGAACAATATCCCACAAACCATCCAGGAGGACATGGCACAGGCCTTAGCAATGACACTTAGTTCTGGCCAAGTGGAATGCAAAGTCTCGCCAAATATCCGCCAACAGCAATACGAGAGAGTGATAGG TCCTATTGCGTTCCATCCGATTAGCGTTATCTTCGAAACTCCCAACCATGCCTCGCTCTTGGAAAAGGTTGGCGTTAGGGACATGGTATCGGATGTCATTGACGAGCTGCTTCGTCTAGCTGATGCTAATGGATGCAAATTTGATCCCGATTTCAAGCAGAAGACGATTGATGAAATGTCCAAAGCTTCCGGAGAGAGCATAATGTGGCAGGATTACGTTGCTCGAAGACCTATGGAGGTTGAGACGTACCTAGGATCGCCCGTCAAGCTGGCTAGAGACTCGAATATTTCCCTTCCTCGTATCGAGACACTTTACTCGATTCTTCATAACCTTAACCTGGTCAACCGCAGCAGACCCAAACCTGGCGATCCGAATGCGAATATCATACCACCCGCCTCCCCCTCCGCGGCACCTGTGCCTCGAATGCCTTCACAAAACAGCCATCGACCCATGATGAACGGTATGCCCAACGGAAATGGTATGCCTCCTCGCCAGCCCAGGCCTCGGAACTCTTCCAACTTCAGCCAAGGCGGTATGCGCCGTGGGCCGCCCCCGATGAATGGTGGACCACCCAATGGTTATGGTCGACCTCCTCCAATGAACGGTCCTGGATCTCGTCAGCCTTCAAGGCGAGGCTCATTAGAGGAGACTAACCTGGAAGAATTCTCTCATCTCGTTCTTTATGACGATATCCCCGAAGGTTCCGAGCCATCCGTCAATGGTGACCCAGCAGACATTAATCTCAGAGAACGAGAGTTGGCCTTGCGGCAGCGTGAAATGGCAATTCGTGAGCAAGAAATGCGAATGCGCCGTGGACCGCCACCTGGCCCTCCTGGAGGCCCTGGCCCTCGTCGTGGCCCTCATCCTATGCGCAACAGCAAGCAGGTGTttgacgaagacgatgatgacgatgacgattaCTTTGACCCTACTGCCAACCCTGGCCCTCCGCTGATCGATCCAGACAACTTCGATATGATGAGCGTTACCTCGAGAAAGAATCGAAAGGCTCCAGGACCAAGCCCTGGGCAGTTTCGCCGTAATCCCGATGACATGCCGCCTCCTACACGAGGCGGTCGATTCAGGCCCAACTTCGGCCGCAAccgatcttctcaagttggTCACAGCTCCATGACTTCTGAAAACATCCTGGAAGACCCCCTCATGAGCTGTTCCTCGGATCGTTATGGATCCGTTGACCGTGGAGCGATGAACGCAGGCTCTCGAGCAAACTCACTAACAGCGTCAAGGCTTGACGAGATGCAGCACGGCCCAGGTCCCGGTGGACCTCCCGGGATGAATGGTGCTTATCCCCGGCGCGCCAGTCAGTCTCCCGGGAATCCTTATACTCCATCCATGCGAGGCGGTAGCCGACGGGGATCGCCTCCCGGTGGTTACGGTCCTGGCCCGGGCATGAACGGCCGACCATCACCGCCGGATGGTGTTCGCCAACCTGTCCCTCGTCACCCACCTGGTCATGGTAACTCAGTAGCACCACAGCAAGTTGAACAACATATTGGGGTGAGCGCCCTCCACCAAACTAAGCCTAGGAATGTTCGCAGTCTGACGGGTAGTGCGAGCGCCAGCGCGGGCAGTGGTGAATTTGATTCCGAACAGTCTGCAAACAGCAGTCAAGGCAGCTTGCCTCCACGGCCGCCAATCGGTGTGCGTTAG
- a CDS encoding alcohol dehydrogenase, whose amino-acid sequence MAPVSPRLKILSVGGNPVSAFLSWRLQATNACDVTLVWKSGYEHVAQYGISFKSPIFGNERFKPRHVVRNPEDAASARDGPFDYVVLCVKALPDVYDLASVIDSVVTPQHTCIIVNTTHTLGVEAALEERFPTNVVLSLVSGAELTQLGQSEFEHKGPADIWIGPANNPNNIPQTIQEDMAQALAMTLSSGQVECKVSPNIRQQQYERVIGPIAFHPISVIFETPNHASLLEKVGVRDMVSDVIDELLRLADANGCKFDPDFKQKTIDEMSKASGESIMWQDYVARRPMEVETYLGSPVKLARDSNISLPRIETLYSILHNLNLVNRSRPKPGDPNANIIPPASPSAAPVPRMPSQNSHRPMMNGMPNGNGMPPRQPRPRNSSNFSQGGMRRGPPPMNGGPPNGYGRPPPMNGPGSRQPSRRGSLEETNLEEFSHLVLYDDIPEGSEPSVNGDPADINLRERELALRQREMAIREQEMRMRRGPPPGPPGGPGPRRGPHPMRNSKQVFDEDDDDDDDYFDPTANPGPPLIDPDNFDMMSVTSRKNRKAPGPSPGQFRRNPDDMPPPTRGGRFRPNFGRNRSSQVGHSSMTSENILEDPLMSCSSDRYGSVDRGAMNAGSRANSLTASRLDEMQHGPGPGGPPGMNGAYPRRASQSPGNPYTPSMRGGSRRGSPPGGYGPGPGMNGRPSPPDGVRQPVPRHPPGHGNSVAPQQVEQHIGRGQW is encoded by the exons ATGGCGCCTGTATCGCCCCGGCTCAAGATTCTATCAG TGGGAGGCAATCCCGTCTCGGCGTTCCTATCATGGAGGCTCCAGGCCACCAACGCGTGTGATGTGACGCTCGTTTGGAAGTCTGGTTACGAGCATGTGGCACAATACGGTATCTCGTTCAA ATCCCCAATATTTGGCAATGAGAGATTCAAGCCTCGACATG TTGTTCGAAATCCCGAGGATGCCGCGAGCGCTCGAGACGGCCCATTCGATTATGTCGTACTCTGCGTCAAGGCGTTACCTGATGTCTACGATCTTGCCTCAGTCATTGATTCGGTCGTCACCCCCCAGCATAcatgcatcatcgtcaacacaACACATACTCTCGGAGTCGAAGCTGCTTTGGAGGAGCGATTTCCTACCAATGTCGTCCTATCACTTGTTTCAGGCGCTGAGCTCACACAACTCGGCCAGAGTGAATTTGAACATAAAGGGCCAGCAGACATCTGGATTGGTCCTGCTAACAACCCGAACAATATCCCACAAACCATCCAGGAGGACATGGCACAGGCCTTAGCAATGACACTTAGTTCTGGCCAAGTGGAATGCAAAGTCTCGCCAAATATCCGCCAACAGCAATACGAGAGAGTGATAGG TCCTATTGCGTTCCATCCGATTAGCGTTATCTTCGAAACTCCCAACCATGCCTCGCTCTTGGAAAAGGTTGGCGTTAGGGACATGGTATCGGATGTCATTGACGAGCTGCTTCGTCTAGCTGATGCTAATGGATGCAAATTTGATCCCGATTTCAAGCAGAAGACGATTGATGAAATGTCCAAAGCTTCCGGAGAGAGCATAATGTGGCAGGATTACGTTGCTCGAAGACCTATGGAGGTTGAGACGTACCTAGGATCGCCCGTCAAGCTGGCTAGAGACTCGAATATTTCCCTTCCTCGTATCGAGACACTTTACTCGATTCTTCATAACCTTAACCTGGTCAACCGCAGCAGACCCAAACCTGGCGATCCGAATGCGAATATCATACCACCCGCCTCCCCCTCCGCGGCACCTGTGCCTCGAATGCCTTCACAAAACAGCCATCGACCCATGATGAACGGTATGCCCAACGGAAATGGTATGCCTCCTCGCCAGCCCAGGCCTCGGAACTCTTCCAACTTCAGCCAAGGCGGTATGCGCCGTGGGCCGCCCCCGATGAATGGTGGACCACCCAATGGTTATGGTCGACCTCCTCCAATGAACGGTCCTGGATCTCGTCAGCCTTCAAGGCGAGGCTCATTAGAGGAGACTAACCTGGAAGAATTCTCTCATCTCGTTCTTTATGACGATATCCCCGAAGGTTCCGAGCCATCCGTCAATGGTGACCCAGCAGACATTAATCTCAGAGAACGAGAGTTGGCCTTGCGGCAGCGTGAAATGGCAATTCGTGAGCAAGAAATGCGAATGCGCCGTGGACCGCCACCTGGCCCTCCTGGAGGCCCTGGCCCTCGTCGTGGCCCTCATCCTATGCGCAACAGCAAGCAGGTGTttgacgaagacgatgatgacgatgacgattaCTTTGACCCTACTGCCAACCCTGGCCCTCCGCTGATCGATCCAGACAACTTCGATATGATGAGCGTTACCTCGAGAAAGAATCGAAAGGCTCCAGGACCAAGCCCTGGGCAGTTTCGCCGTAATCCCGATGACATGCCGCCTCCTACACGAGGCGGTCGATTCAGGCCCAACTTCGGCCGCAAccgatcttctcaagttggTCACAGCTCCATGACTTCTGAAAACATCCTGGAAGACCCCCTCATGAGCTGTTCCTCGGATCGTTATGGATCCGTTGACCGTGGAGCGATGAACGCAGGCTCTCGAGCAAACTCACTAACAGCGTCAAGGCTTGACGAGATGCAGCACGGCCCAGGTCCCGGTGGACCTCCCGGGATGAATGGTGCTTATCCCCGGCGCGCCAGTCAGTCTCCCGGGAATCCTTATACTCCATCCATGCGAGGCGGTAGCCGACGGGGATCGCCTCCCGGTGGTTACGGTCCTGGCCCGGGCATGAACGGCCGACCATCACCGCCGGATGGTGTTCGCCAACCTGTCCCTCGTCACCCACCTGGTCATGGTAACTCAGTAGCACCACAGCAAGTTGAACAACATATTGGG CGCGGGCAGTGGTGA
- a CDS encoding alcohol dehydrogenase: protein MANSELMSVCSVGGNPVSAFLSWRLQATNACDVTLVWKSGYEHVAQYGISFKSPIFGNERFKPRHVVRNPEDAASARDGPFDYVVLCVKALPDVYDLASVIDSVVTPQHTCIIVNTTHTLGVEAALEERFPTNVVLSLVSGAELTQLGQSEFEHKGPADIWIGPANNPNNIPQTIQEDMAQALAMTLSSGQVECKVSPNIRQQQYERVIGPIAFHPISVIFETPNHASLLEKVGVRDMVSDVIDELLRLADANGCKFDPDFKQKTIDEMSKASGESIMWQDYVARRPMEVETYLGSPVKLARDSNISLPRIETLYSILHNLNLVNRSRPKPGDPNANIIPPASPSAAPVPRMPSQNSHRPMMNGMPNGNGMPPRQPRPRNSSNFSQGGMRRGPPPMNGGPPNGYGRPPPMNGPGSRQPSRRGSLEETNLEEFSHLVLYDDIPEGSEPSVNGDPADINLRERELALRQREMAIREQEMRMRRGPPPGPPGGPGPRRGPHPMRNSKQVFDEDDDDDDDYFDPTANPGPPLIDPDNFDMMSVTSRKNRKAPGPSPGQFRRNPDDMPPPTRGGRFRPNFGRNRSSQVGHSSMTSENILEDPLMSCSSDRYGSVDRGAMNAGSRANSLTASRLDEMQHGPGPGGPPGMNGAYPRRASQSPGNPYTPSMRGGSRRGSPPGGYGPGPGMNGRPSPPDGVRQPVPRHPPGHGNSVAPQQVEQHIGRGQW from the exons atggccaacagtGAGCTAATGTCAGTCTGTTCAGTGGGAGGCAATCCCGTCTCGGCGTTCCTATCATGGAGGCTCCAGGCCACCAACGCGTGTGATGTGACGCTCGTTTGGAAGTCTGGTTACGAGCATGTGGCACAATACGGTATCTCGTTCAA ATCCCCAATATTTGGCAATGAGAGATTCAAGCCTCGACATG TTGTTCGAAATCCCGAGGATGCCGCGAGCGCTCGAGACGGCCCATTCGATTATGTCGTACTCTGCGTCAAGGCGTTACCTGATGTCTACGATCTTGCCTCAGTCATTGATTCGGTCGTCACCCCCCAGCATAcatgcatcatcgtcaacacaACACATACTCTCGGAGTCGAAGCTGCTTTGGAGGAGCGATTTCCTACCAATGTCGTCCTATCACTTGTTTCAGGCGCTGAGCTCACACAACTCGGCCAGAGTGAATTTGAACATAAAGGGCCAGCAGACATCTGGATTGGTCCTGCTAACAACCCGAACAATATCCCACAAACCATCCAGGAGGACATGGCACAGGCCTTAGCAATGACACTTAGTTCTGGCCAAGTGGAATGCAAAGTCTCGCCAAATATCCGCCAACAGCAATACGAGAGAGTGATAGG TCCTATTGCGTTCCATCCGATTAGCGTTATCTTCGAAACTCCCAACCATGCCTCGCTCTTGGAAAAGGTTGGCGTTAGGGACATGGTATCGGATGTCATTGACGAGCTGCTTCGTCTAGCTGATGCTAATGGATGCAAATTTGATCCCGATTTCAAGCAGAAGACGATTGATGAAATGTCCAAAGCTTCCGGAGAGAGCATAATGTGGCAGGATTACGTTGCTCGAAGACCTATGGAGGTTGAGACGTACCTAGGATCGCCCGTCAAGCTGGCTAGAGACTCGAATATTTCCCTTCCTCGTATCGAGACACTTTACTCGATTCTTCATAACCTTAACCTGGTCAACCGCAGCAGACCCAAACCTGGCGATCCGAATGCGAATATCATACCACCCGCCTCCCCCTCCGCGGCACCTGTGCCTCGAATGCCTTCACAAAACAGCCATCGACCCATGATGAACGGTATGCCCAACGGAAATGGTATGCCTCCTCGCCAGCCCAGGCCTCGGAACTCTTCCAACTTCAGCCAAGGCGGTATGCGCCGTGGGCCGCCCCCGATGAATGGTGGACCACCCAATGGTTATGGTCGACCTCCTCCAATGAACGGTCCTGGATCTCGTCAGCCTTCAAGGCGAGGCTCATTAGAGGAGACTAACCTGGAAGAATTCTCTCATCTCGTTCTTTATGACGATATCCCCGAAGGTTCCGAGCCATCCGTCAATGGTGACCCAGCAGACATTAATCTCAGAGAACGAGAGTTGGCCTTGCGGCAGCGTGAAATGGCAATTCGTGAGCAAGAAATGCGAATGCGCCGTGGACCGCCACCTGGCCCTCCTGGAGGCCCTGGCCCTCGTCGTGGCCCTCATCCTATGCGCAACAGCAAGCAGGTGTttgacgaagacgatgatgacgatgacgattaCTTTGACCCTACTGCCAACCCTGGCCCTCCGCTGATCGATCCAGACAACTTCGATATGATGAGCGTTACCTCGAGAAAGAATCGAAAGGCTCCAGGACCAAGCCCTGGGCAGTTTCGCCGTAATCCCGATGACATGCCGCCTCCTACACGAGGCGGTCGATTCAGGCCCAACTTCGGCCGCAAccgatcttctcaagttggTCACAGCTCCATGACTTCTGAAAACATCCTGGAAGACCCCCTCATGAGCTGTTCCTCGGATCGTTATGGATCCGTTGACCGTGGAGCGATGAACGCAGGCTCTCGAGCAAACTCACTAACAGCGTCAAGGCTTGACGAGATGCAGCACGGCCCAGGTCCCGGTGGACCTCCCGGGATGAATGGTGCTTATCCCCGGCGCGCCAGTCAGTCTCCCGGGAATCCTTATACTCCATCCATGCGAGGCGGTAGCCGACGGGGATCGCCTCCCGGTGGTTACGGTCCTGGCCCGGGCATGAACGGCCGACCATCACCGCCGGATGGTGTTCGCCAACCTGTCCCTCGTCACCCACCTGGTCATGGTAACTCAGTAGCACCACAGCAAGTTGAACAACATATTGGG CGCGGGCAGTGGTGA